The DNA segment TTATCAATTAACCCATAGCCGTTCGAAAAGAAATATTTTAATAAAATCCATTTTCTTCTAAAAAATTAGCAGTTATTCCTTTTCGACTCTTTTGCTTTGAATCATCTGTTAGGTTTGTTAAAAAATGACCTACATATTTACCGATCATATCGCACTCGAGGTTCACAATATCCCCAGAGCCCTTTAACCCTAGTACTGTTTCAGCTAATGTATGAGGGATTAATGATAAAGTAAAGCTGTCCTCTGTTACAGCAAAGACTGTTAAGCTTGTCCCATCTACTGCAACCGATCCCTTTAATATGACATATCGCAGTAAATCGGGCTCTGCTTCAATTTCATAATAAACCGCATTCTCAAGCGCCTGTTTCCTTTTAATGACCCCAGTCCCATCAATATGGCCAGAAACAAAGTGACCTCCAAATCTTCCCCCTGCAGCCATCGCTCTCTCTAAATTAACTTTTGAACCACGCCTTATTGTATGTAAGCTCGTCGCTTTCACCGTTTCAGGC comes from the Neobacillus sp. PS2-9 genome and includes:
- the ribE gene encoding riboflavin synthase, with amino-acid sequence MFTGIVEEIGSIANIQRTGESFVLTIEAKRIIEDVHLGDSIAVNGVCLTVTSFSGKHFTVDVMPETVKATSLHTIRRGSKVNLERAMAAGGRFGGHFVSGHIDGTGVIKRKQALENAVYYEIEAEPDLLRYVILKGSVAVDGTSLTVFAVTEDSFTLSLIPHTLAETVLGLKGSGDIVNLECDMIGKYVGHFLTNLTDDSKQKSRKGITANFLEENGFY